The Acidobacteriota bacterium genome includes a window with the following:
- a CDS encoding Gfo/Idh/MocA family oxidoreductase encodes MNTTRLRVGFVGAGFIARFQATAMNQVRGIELAGVHAQKGAPELASMARNLGLGDTVVYGSVPELVKHVDCVAILAPNFARVPIMEEIVSAVKAGAQLKGVICEKPLGRTVAEARRLVELAQSAGLRTAYFENQIFMKPIATQLAQLVPVQRNMGPLSLTRSAEEHGGPHEGWFWDPTRQGGGVLSDMGCHSIAVGWYVLTPTGKGITFLQPQSVNAEVALLKWGQPYWREKLLKDRGVDYTKTPAEDFATGMVTYKNPETGQKVKSQFTNSWMFEKQGLRLLMDGMGPGYAFEINTLVSPLNIFIGDAAAEAIKDAESALEKATASRGLLAVQYNEADLYGYTDESADALEAFTGGRDAMLPWSYGLEITRLVMAAYLSAERKKVIDLTDPAVQLELETYVPLIQQGRGADVLL; translated from the coding sequence ATGAACACAACAAGGCTGAGGGTCGGCTTCGTGGGGGCCGGTTTCATCGCACGATTTCAGGCGACGGCGATGAATCAGGTCCGCGGAATTGAACTGGCGGGTGTCCACGCGCAGAAGGGCGCTCCCGAGCTGGCGTCGATGGCCAGGAACCTGGGGCTTGGGGACACGGTGGTCTACGGCAGTGTCCCGGAGTTGGTCAAACACGTGGACTGCGTCGCGATTCTTGCGCCGAATTTCGCGCGCGTTCCCATCATGGAAGAAATTGTCTCAGCCGTCAAAGCCGGGGCGCAGCTGAAGGGCGTGATCTGTGAGAAACCCCTGGGCCGCACCGTCGCAGAGGCGCGGCGCCTGGTCGAGCTGGCCCAATCGGCCGGCCTGCGCACGGCCTATTTCGAAAACCAGATCTTCATGAAACCCATCGCCACGCAACTGGCGCAGTTGGTGCCGGTTCAGAGGAACATGGGTCCGCTTTCCCTGACGCGATCGGCCGAAGAGCACGGCGGACCCCATGAAGGGTGGTTCTGGGATCCGACTCGGCAGGGGGGCGGGGTGCTGAGCGACATGGGGTGCCACAGCATCGCCGTGGGGTGGTACGTGTTGACGCCGACCGGCAAAGGTATCACCTTCCTGCAGCCGCAGAGCGTCAACGCGGAGGTCGCGTTGCTGAAATGGGGGCAGCCTTACTGGCGTGAGAAACTGCTCAAGGACCGGGGCGTGGATTATACAAAGACTCCCGCCGAGGATTTCGCCACAGGAATGGTCACGTACAAGAATCCCGAAACCGGACAAAAAGTGAAGTCGCAATTCACAAACTCCTGGATGTTCGAGAAGCAGGGGCTCCGGCTGTTGATGGACGGCATGGGGCCCGGATACGCCTTTGAGATCAACACGCTGGTGTCGCCGCTCAACATCTTCATCGGCGATGCCGCCGCCGAGGCCATCAAGGACGCCGAATCCGCGCTTGAGAAGGCCACGGCCTCCCGCGGATTGCTGGCCGTGCAGTACAACGAGGCCGATCTCTACGGCTACACGGACGAAAGTGCCGATGCCCTCGAAGCGTTCACCGGCGGTCGCGACGCGATGCTGCCCTGGAGTTACGGTTTGGAGATTACGCGGCTCGTCATGGCGGCGTACCTGTCTGCCGAACGCAAGAAGGTCATTGACCTCACCGATCCGGCAGTTCAGTTGGAGTTGGAGACCTACGTGCCCTTGATCCAGCAGGGCCGGGGCGCGGACGTTCTATTGTGA
- a CDS encoding sugar phosphate isomerase/epimerase, with protein sequence MDYTRREFGKIALATATLPLASWELIAAAKPNSTFGGVQIGTITYSFRSLPSSAEQVLQYCLDCGIDGIELMSNVAENYAGSPQAGRGGGPGGPPPGAAAAGGPPSGGAAAGGPPAGAGAPGGQGRGRAALTPEQQAERQKRAEELKAWRLAVPMAKYKAFRKMYEDAGVKIYAFKLPPTLEMSDEEYAYIWNVAETLGSNHVTMELPTEDALLARVASYAAKRKLRIAFHTHGQGGASGFEKVLSASKYTALNFDVGHYYGVNGESPVPLVQKYHDRIASLHLKDRKGPGVAAPESAQPGAGGQGRPGGPNMPWGQGETPLKDVLQLMKKEKYKFPASIEYEYQTPEGSDVLTEIKKCVEYCKRALA encoded by the coding sequence GTGGATTACACGCGACGGGAATTCGGGAAGATCGCCCTGGCCACGGCCACCCTGCCGCTGGCTTCGTGGGAGTTGATCGCCGCCGCCAAGCCGAACTCGACCTTCGGCGGCGTGCAGATCGGCACCATCACCTACAGCTTCCGCTCGCTGCCGAGCAGCGCGGAACAGGTGCTGCAGTACTGCCTCGATTGCGGCATCGACGGGATCGAACTCATGTCCAACGTTGCCGAAAACTACGCCGGCTCGCCGCAGGCAGGACGCGGCGGCGGCCCGGGCGGACCTCCGCCGGGCGCGGCGGCCGCGGGCGGTCCGCCTTCCGGGGGAGCGGCAGCCGGTGGTCCGCCTGCCGGCGCAGGCGCTCCGGGCGGTCAGGGCCGCGGCCGGGCGGCGCTGACGCCCGAGCAGCAGGCCGAAAGGCAGAAGCGGGCCGAGGAACTGAAGGCGTGGCGGCTTGCCGTGCCGATGGCGAAGTACAAGGCGTTCCGGAAGATGTACGAGGACGCGGGCGTGAAGATCTACGCCTTCAAACTCCCGCCGACGCTCGAGATGTCCGATGAGGAGTACGCCTACATCTGGAACGTGGCCGAAACGCTCGGCTCCAACCACGTCACCATGGAACTGCCGACCGAAGATGCGCTGCTCGCGAGGGTCGCGTCATACGCGGCGAAGAGGAAACTGCGGATTGCGTTCCACACCCATGGACAGGGCGGTGCATCGGGATTCGAGAAGGTGCTGAGCGCGTCCAAGTACACGGCGCTGAACTTCGACGTGGGTCATTACTACGGCGTCAACGGCGAGTCTCCGGTGCCGCTGGTTCAGAAGTACCACGACCGGATCGCCAGCCTGCATCTGAAGGACCGGAAGGGGCCCGGCGTCGCCGCCCCAGAGAGCGCCCAACCTGGCGCTGGCGGCCAGGGCCGCCCCGGCGGTCCGAACATGCCTTGGGGGCAGGGCGAAACGCCGCTCAAGGACGTGTTGCAGCTCATGAAGAAAGAAAAGTACAAGTTCCCGGCCAGCATCGAGTACGAGTACCAGACGCCGGAAGGATCCGACGTGCTGACTGAGATCAAGAAGTGCGTGGAGTACTGCAAACGGGCGCTTGCGTAG
- a CDS encoding Gfo/Idh/MocA family oxidoreductase, protein MAEDDKKDQHANPSKEAGKLMNRRDVLQGLSTVPVLGLFGYALNKQIGYEKAQQEAVASPAAPAAGLSEINVALLGTGAQGEVLLSSMLKIPGLRFRAVCDIWKEYNQKRTVNLLAKYKFDVNAYEDYQEMISQEKNLDAVVIATPDFWHAQHTVDCLKAGLHVYCEKEMSNTVEGARRMVRAARETGKLLQIGHQRRSHPRYIHCFEKIIREARMLGRMVTVNGQWNRAVKPDLGAPLRYAIPEDRLKKYGFKSMAQFRNWRWYKGLGGGPIVDLGSHQIDIYNWFLESQPQFVVASGGTDYYDPATHEWYDTVMAVYEYETKAGRVRAYYQTQTTNGSQGYFENFMGDQGTLIISESEAAARGVIYRDVSAPAWDQWIQKGYVSTPRVLGPKPEGGEASLDVRESVSPDEHRIPITFRDPYHKPHLENFFNSIRGKATLNCPAEIGFETAVTVLKVNEAVDANKRLSFTKDEFSV, encoded by the coding sequence ATGGCGGAGGACGACAAGAAGGATCAGCACGCCAATCCCAGCAAAGAAGCCGGCAAGCTGATGAATCGGCGCGACGTGTTGCAGGGACTGTCGACGGTGCCGGTTCTGGGTCTGTTCGGATATGCCCTCAACAAGCAGATCGGCTACGAGAAGGCGCAACAGGAAGCGGTGGCCAGCCCCGCGGCTCCAGCGGCGGGTCTCTCCGAGATCAACGTTGCGTTGCTCGGCACTGGCGCTCAGGGAGAGGTGCTGCTCAGCTCCATGCTGAAGATACCCGGCCTGCGTTTCCGCGCGGTCTGCGACATCTGGAAGGAGTACAACCAGAAGCGAACGGTGAACCTGCTAGCGAAGTACAAGTTCGATGTCAACGCTTACGAAGACTATCAGGAGATGATCAGCCAGGAGAAGAACCTGGACGCGGTCGTCATTGCGACGCCGGACTTCTGGCACGCGCAGCATACAGTCGATTGCTTGAAGGCCGGACTGCACGTCTACTGCGAAAAGGAAATGTCAAATACGGTGGAGGGCGCCCGGCGCATGGTCCGTGCCGCCCGCGAGACTGGAAAACTGCTGCAAATCGGGCATCAGCGGCGCAGCCATCCGCGGTACATCCACTGCTTCGAGAAGATCATCAGGGAAGCGCGGATGCTCGGTCGCATGGTCACCGTCAACGGCCAGTGGAACCGAGCCGTGAAGCCCGATCTGGGCGCGCCGCTTCGCTATGCCATCCCGGAGGACCGGCTCAAGAAATACGGCTTCAAGTCCATGGCGCAGTTTCGCAACTGGCGCTGGTACAAAGGACTAGGCGGAGGCCCGATCGTCGATCTCGGGTCTCACCAGATCGACATCTACAACTGGTTCCTCGAATCTCAGCCCCAGTTCGTCGTCGCCAGCGGTGGGACCGATTACTATGATCCGGCAACGCACGAATGGTACGACACGGTGATGGCCGTCTATGAGTACGAGACCAAGGCGGGCAGGGTCCGGGCGTATTACCAGACTCAGACGACCAACGGCAGCCAGGGGTATTTCGAGAATTTCATGGGCGACCAGGGAACCCTGATCATCTCCGAATCGGAAGCGGCGGCTCGCGGCGTGATCTACCGGGATGTTTCTGCGCCGGCGTGGGATCAGTGGATCCAGAAGGGCTACGTCTCCACGCCCAGGGTCCTCGGCCCCAAGCCGGAAGGCGGTGAGGCGAGCCTGGATGTCCGCGAGTCGGTTTCGCCCGACGAGCACCGGATCCCGATCACATTCCGCGACCCCTACCACAAACCGCATTTGGAGAACTTCTTCAATTCCATTCGCGGAAAGGCAACGCTGAACTGCCCGGCCGAGATCGGGTTTGAAACGGCGGTGACTGTACTGAAAGTCAACGAGGCGGTTGACGCCAATAAGCGCCTGTCCTTCACCAAGGACGAATTCAGCGTTTGA
- a CDS encoding glycoside hydrolase family 3 C-terminal domain-containing protein translates to MSWKSAFAAVIVAPVLVVQAAPQATAPAAAAATAQAKPAAAAPAKPATQPRIEGRKAPVMTVAGLKFRDLNKNGTLDRYEDWRLPVDQRVADLVAKMTVAEKTGLMIHSSLAGFTGPNGEVLGMPAAGGRGGAGRGGAASAPANRAFEGGPNPNNVEPTGSANPTQLITERHIRYILVRPNAGESPDITAKFHNGLQEMAEASRLGIPIVFSTDPRHGVGRGGAAGAAPAKPTISQWPDQLGLAVARDPALVKQFGQIAAKELRAIGIQCLLGPMADTITEPRWNRINGTFGEDANLNATMIKAFVEGFQGKPLGPDSVMTVTKHYPGDGPVKDGYDGHNAYGKWYIYPGNQFDYHLIPFKAAFEAGTGGIMTAYGIPVGRDTVGIAFSKAMVNELLRRKLGFQGLVVTDWNHNMPWGVEKLSEKDRQKTEVLAGVDQIGGNNDPGVILSNVKDGSIPMAVIDTVARRVLRPMFQLGLFENPYVDPDRAKATVASSEFLAAGYAAQQKAVVLLKNADDLLPAAPGKKIYVEGISKDIAATFGTVVDDPKAADIAILRVASPTSTYPYGGAFAGGGGRGGTATPPPPPPATPFGITLAYGNAANWQVLDNIKKIAATGAKTVVIVNMDKPAILTEFIDSVAGVYGVFGPSDAALLDVVFGKAKVTGKLPFDVPSDMPSVMAQAADVSFDMLDPMFKFGFGLSYKR, encoded by the coding sequence ATGAGCTGGAAATCTGCATTCGCAGCAGTCATTGTCGCACCAGTACTCGTGGTGCAGGCGGCGCCCCAGGCGACAGCGCCCGCCGCGGCAGCAGCGACGGCACAGGCGAAACCCGCGGCGGCAGCGCCTGCAAAGCCGGCAACGCAACCGAGGATCGAGGGGCGCAAGGCGCCGGTAATGACGGTCGCCGGGTTGAAGTTCCGCGACCTGAACAAGAACGGCACGCTTGATCGCTACGAGGACTGGCGGCTGCCGGTCGACCAGCGCGTCGCCGATCTCGTCGCGAAGATGACGGTGGCGGAGAAGACCGGTCTGATGATCCACTCGTCGCTCGCCGGTTTCACCGGTCCGAACGGCGAGGTGCTCGGAATGCCGGCGGCTGGGGGCCGGGGCGGCGCAGGCCGCGGCGGCGCGGCCAGCGCTCCAGCGAATCGCGCGTTCGAAGGCGGCCCGAACCCGAACAACGTCGAACCGACGGGGAGCGCGAACCCGACGCAACTCATCACCGAGCGCCACATCCGCTACATCCTGGTCCGCCCCAACGCGGGCGAATCGCCTGACATCACCGCGAAGTTCCACAACGGCCTCCAGGAGATGGCGGAGGCCAGCCGGCTGGGCATCCCGATCGTGTTCAGCACCGACCCGCGGCACGGTGTCGGCCGCGGCGGTGCTGCCGGCGCCGCGCCTGCCAAGCCGACGATCTCCCAGTGGCCCGACCAGTTGGGGCTCGCCGTCGCGCGGGACCCGGCGCTGGTGAAGCAGTTCGGACAGATCGCGGCCAAAGAGCTGAGAGCGATTGGCATCCAGTGCCTGCTCGGGCCGATGGCCGACACCATCACCGAGCCGCGGTGGAACCGGATCAACGGTACGTTCGGCGAGGATGCCAACCTGAATGCGACGATGATCAAGGCGTTTGTCGAGGGCTTCCAGGGCAAGCCGCTCGGGCCGGACAGCGTGATGACCGTCACCAAGCACTATCCCGGCGACGGCCCGGTGAAAGACGGCTACGACGGCCACAACGCGTACGGCAAGTGGTACATCTACCCGGGCAACCAGTTCGACTACCACCTGATTCCGTTCAAAGCCGCGTTCGAGGCGGGCACCGGCGGCATCATGACCGCCTACGGCATCCCGGTCGGGAGGGACACGGTCGGGATTGCGTTCTCGAAGGCGATGGTCAATGAGTTGCTCCGGCGCAAGCTGGGCTTCCAGGGCCTGGTGGTCACCGACTGGAACCACAACATGCCGTGGGGCGTCGAGAAGCTTTCGGAGAAGGACCGGCAGAAGACGGAAGTGCTTGCCGGCGTCGACCAGATCGGCGGCAACAACGATCCCGGCGTCATCCTGAGTAACGTCAAGGACGGCTCGATCCCGATGGCCGTGATCGACACGGTGGCGCGCCGCGTGCTGCGCCCGATGTTCCAACTCGGCCTGTTCGAGAACCCCTACGTCGATCCGGACCGCGCGAAGGCCACCGTGGCCAGCTCGGAATTCCTGGCGGCCGGGTATGCCGCGCAGCAGAAGGCCGTGGTCCTGCTGAAGAACGCCGACGACCTGCTTCCGGCTGCCCCCGGGAAGAAGATCTACGTCGAAGGGATCTCGAAGGACATCGCAGCCACGTTCGGCACAGTCGTCGATGATCCGAAGGCCGCCGACATTGCGATCCTGCGCGTGGCTAGCCCGACCTCCACCTATCCGTACGGCGGCGCGTTCGCCGGCGGCGGCGGGCGCGGCGGTACGGCCACGCCCCCGCCTCCACCGCCGGCGACGCCGTTCGGCATCACCTTGGCCTACGGCAACGCGGCGAACTGGCAGGTGCTCGACAACATCAAGAAGATCGCGGCGACCGGAGCGAAGACGGTGGTCATCGTGAACATGGACAAGCCCGCGATCCTCACCGAGTTCATCGACAGCGTCGCCGGCGTCTACGGCGTGTTCGGGCCCAGCGACGCGGCATTGCTCGACGTGGTGTTCGGCAAGGCGAAGGTCACCGGCAAGCTGCCCTTCGACGTGCCGAGCGACATGCCCTCGGTCATGGCGCAGGCCGCCGACGTGTCATTCGACATGCTCGACCCGATGTTCAAGTTCGGCTTTGGGCTGAGCTACAAGCGCTGA
- a CDS encoding MFS transporter, with product MEETKGTKLTAAVALMAVFSLAICFIIIGAVSEELKKALAITNDQIGSLVLALFLTSMIVQLIIGPMLDKFGHKPLAILGFLVASGSMFLLAFAPSVGWAFSACILLGVGAMCLNTVGNTLIPVVMFEGRDPARASNFGNAFFGLGYVLTPLLFSLFATLALGYKTGVSIIGVLLLVFLLIALGTKFPKASTGFRFSMAVTLLGKPAVLVAALALFCYVALEISMGTWIKPYMTEIFGGDKNPAAVSNAGLVLSVFGVAMMVGRFLTSAVKNLTALGGKVIAGAALVSILAVLLMMLTHSTVLAIIAVVLTGLVFAPIFPTIVGVTFAKFEPNLYGSIFGIVFAVGLLGGTVVPKIIGNLSVGATVQQSLGIAVAMAALLFLIALFISRVGKQAR from the coding sequence ATGGAAGAAACGAAAGGGACGAAGCTCACTGCCGCAGTCGCCCTGATGGCTGTGTTCAGCCTGGCAATCTGCTTCATCATCATCGGCGCTGTCTCGGAAGAACTGAAGAAGGCGCTGGCTATTACCAATGACCAGATTGGAAGTCTGGTCCTGGCGCTCTTTCTGACCAGCATGATCGTGCAGCTGATCATTGGTCCGATGCTGGACAAGTTCGGTCACAAGCCTCTGGCCATTCTCGGTTTCCTGGTGGCCAGCGGCAGCATGTTCCTGTTGGCGTTTGCGCCGAGTGTGGGGTGGGCATTCTCTGCCTGCATCCTGCTGGGCGTCGGCGCGATGTGCCTGAACACCGTGGGCAACACGCTGATTCCTGTCGTGATGTTCGAGGGCCGGGACCCGGCGCGCGCGAGCAATTTCGGAAATGCGTTCTTCGGCTTGGGGTACGTGCTGACACCCCTGCTGTTCTCGCTGTTCGCCACGCTGGCCCTGGGCTACAAGACGGGGGTGTCGATCATCGGCGTACTCCTGCTGGTGTTCCTGCTGATAGCGCTCGGCACGAAGTTCCCGAAGGCGTCAACGGGATTCCGGTTTTCGATGGCCGTCACGCTGCTGGGAAAGCCAGCCGTCCTGGTTGCCGCCCTTGCCCTCTTCTGTTACGTGGCGCTGGAAATCAGCATGGGCACCTGGATCAAGCCGTACATGACCGAGATCTTCGGCGGCGACAAGAATCCCGCCGCCGTGAGCAATGCCGGACTGGTGCTGAGTGTCTTCGGGGTGGCCATGATGGTTGGAAGGTTCTTGACCTCGGCGGTGAAGAACCTGACGGCCCTGGGCGGCAAGGTGATCGCCGGCGCCGCTCTCGTCTCGATTCTGGCCGTCCTGCTGATGATGCTGACGCACAGCACGGTCCTCGCGATCATTGCGGTGGTGCTGACCGGTCTGGTTTTCGCGCCCATCTTCCCGACCATCGTGGGGGTCACGTTTGCGAAATTCGAACCCAATCTCTACGGCAGCATCTTCGGCATCGTGTTCGCCGTGGGCTTGCTGGGCGGAACGGTCGTGCCGAAGATTATCGGCAACTTGAGCGTTGGCGCGACGGTCCAGCAGAGCCTGGGCATCGCCGTCGCGATGGCGGCCCTTCTATTCCTCATCGCGCTGTTCATCAGCAGGGTCGGGAAGCAGGCACGATAG
- a CDS encoding DoxX family membrane protein, which yields MEEERVSRLQMSALVILRVVIGWHFLYEGVAKLMKPGWSAAGFLLQSRGPFADLFRGIAGSPDVLAVVNTLNMWGLSCIGLGLILGCFTRFASASGIFVLGVYYLCNPLLIGYFYSIPMEGSYLIVNKNLVELAALFVILVTQSGRHVGLDRILHVWFTKLRR from the coding sequence ATGGAAGAAGAACGAGTCTCCCGGCTGCAGATGAGCGCCCTGGTCATTCTCAGGGTCGTGATCGGCTGGCACTTCCTCTATGAAGGGGTCGCCAAGTTGATGAAACCCGGTTGGTCGGCGGCCGGATTTCTCTTGCAGTCCCGGGGTCCCTTTGCCGATCTGTTCCGGGGGATTGCCGGAAGCCCGGATGTTCTGGCGGTGGTGAACACCCTGAACATGTGGGGCTTGTCCTGCATCGGGCTGGGACTTATTCTGGGTTGCTTTACGCGCTTCGCTAGCGCCTCGGGCATATTTGTGCTCGGCGTCTATTACTTGTGCAATCCGCTGCTGATTGGCTACTTCTACTCCATCCCGATGGAGGGCAGTTATCTGATCGTCAACAAGAATCTGGTGGAACTGGCCGCCCTGTTTGTCATTCTGGTCACACAGAGCGGCCGGCACGTGGGACTGGACCGGATTCTCCACGTGTGGTTCACCAAGCTGCGGCGCTGA
- a CDS encoding Gfo/Idh/MocA family oxidoreductase — MANEGISRRHFFFGTLLAGLIPRVGFGSVPSLKALGYQSPNEKLNIAGIGAGAQAFSDLRQCETENIVALADVDWVRGVPGFERYDKATKYKDFRQMLDKEGKSIDAVVIGIPDHMHTFAALWCMERGKSVYVEKPLTRIASEARLLRLAAQKYKVATQMGNQGYSHEATRVASEIIWAGEIGAVTEVHAWMSRPSWPQGMTKTPPPTPVPSTLDWDIWLGTAAARPFTTGDQEYKDFVAARSAARGRGMGGGGGAAPGAPGAGQAGGPPPGAAGGAPAAAQAGRGGMGGGEDFGFYLPFNWRGFYDFGSSLIGDWGVHILGPANWALGLSPENLISVECIKKDPLPPFTFPDVFTIKYEFKARKGMPPVTVYWYQHTGGDAYIPSGMTVDEARKVPNTGPQVGPANAGRAGAGGRAGRAAAGGGAPGAPGAPGGGRAPQGSGYNCIFVGSKGYLGTSGRGEGVGLLPGSRWADYTLPPAFLTRSPGHQRDWIRACKGGAPACSQFEIAAPYTEWLVLGSAAVRVDGKLLYDAQTGLFTNSAEANKHLQLNYRRGWEVKL; from the coding sequence ATGGCGAACGAAGGCATCTCCAGGCGACATTTCTTCTTTGGGACGCTGCTGGCGGGCTTGATTCCGCGCGTGGGCTTCGGGAGCGTGCCCTCGCTCAAGGCACTGGGCTACCAGTCGCCCAACGAGAAACTGAACATCGCAGGCATCGGGGCCGGCGCCCAGGCGTTCAGCGATCTGCGCCAGTGCGAAACGGAGAACATCGTTGCGCTGGCCGACGTCGACTGGGTGCGCGGTGTCCCGGGCTTCGAGCGGTACGACAAGGCGACGAAGTACAAGGACTTCCGGCAGATGCTCGACAAGGAGGGCAAGAGCATCGACGCCGTGGTGATTGGCATCCCGGACCACATGCACACCTTCGCGGCGCTCTGGTGCATGGAGCGCGGCAAGAGCGTCTACGTGGAGAAGCCGCTGACGCGGATCGCCTCGGAGGCGCGCCTGCTCCGGCTGGCCGCGCAGAAGTACAAGGTCGCGACCCAGATGGGCAACCAGGGGTACTCGCACGAGGCGACGCGGGTCGCCAGTGAGATCATCTGGGCCGGGGAGATTGGGGCGGTCACCGAAGTCCACGCCTGGATGAGCCGGCCGAGCTGGCCGCAGGGGATGACGAAGACGCCGCCGCCGACGCCGGTGCCCTCGACGCTCGACTGGGACATCTGGCTGGGCACCGCGGCCGCCCGCCCGTTCACGACGGGCGACCAGGAGTACAAGGACTTCGTTGCGGCCCGCAGCGCCGCGCGAGGGCGGGGCATGGGGGGCGGCGGCGGCGCGGCACCGGGCGCGCCGGGCGCCGGGCAGGCCGGAGGTCCGCCGCCGGGAGCGGCGGGCGGCGCGCCGGCAGCCGCCCAGGCCGGGCGTGGCGGCATGGGCGGGGGCGAGGACTTCGGCTTCTACCTGCCGTTCAACTGGCGCGGGTTCTACGACTTCGGCAGCAGCCTGATTGGGGACTGGGGCGTCCACATTCTCGGGCCGGCCAACTGGGCGCTCGGATTGAGCCCGGAGAATCTGATCAGCGTGGAGTGCATCAAGAAGGATCCGCTCCCGCCGTTCACCTTCCCGGACGTCTTCACCATCAAGTACGAGTTCAAGGCGCGCAAGGGCATGCCGCCGGTCACGGTCTACTGGTATCAGCACACGGGCGGGGACGCCTACATCCCCAGCGGCATGACGGTCGACGAGGCCCGGAAGGTCCCCAACACCGGCCCGCAGGTCGGACCGGCGAACGCGGGGCGGGCAGGCGCGGGCGGCCGTGCAGGCCGGGCTGCCGCCGGTGGTGGCGCGCCGGGTGCGCCGGGTGCGCCTGGCGGCGGCCGCGCGCCGCAGGGGAGCGGGTACAACTGCATCTTCGTCGGCAGCAAGGGATATCTGGGGACCAGTGGGCGCGGGGAAGGCGTGGGCCTCCTGCCGGGGTCGCGCTGGGCGGACTACACGTTGCCGCCGGCGTTTCTGACGCGCTCGCCGGGACATCAGCGGGACTGGATCCGGGCGTGCAAGGGCGGCGCGCCGGCGTGCTCGCAGTTCGAGATCGCCGCGCCGTACACCGAGTGGCTAGTGCTGGGATCGGCCGCCGTGCGCGTGGACGGCAAACTGCTCTACGACGCGCAGACGGGGCTATTCACCAACAGCGCTGAAGCCAACAAGCATCTCCAGCTCAACTACCGCAGAGGTTGGGAAGTCAAGCTGTAG